In Saccharomycodes ludwigii strain NBRC 1722 chromosome III, whole genome shotgun sequence, one DNA window encodes the following:
- the SDD3 gene encoding Sdd3p (similar to Saccharomyces cerevisiae YOL098C | SDD3 | Suppressor of Degenerative Death) — protein MVFNKALSFKFDYAPEYTLNKYISSRTKLQLIHVNSKASPLVHGYFAVGTEITNDSGCPHTLEHLIFLGSKKYPFKGLLDTAGNLCMSNTNAWTATDQTVYTLSTAGWKGFKKLLPVYLDHLINPTLTDEACYTEVHHIEPDTLQDKGVVYSEMEAIESQSWFVTNLEKQRLMFDVNSGYRSETGGLTDNLRSLSNAAIRNFHKEMYSSDNMCLIIIGNVPEQELVDIVTHFDNELPEIESQRRRPFVDTATAATLIPRFNETTIKEATVEFPELDESLGEISFSWITEKYENVVQNLAINVLMEYLTEESLSVFYREIIEIEDPLSTEVEYWTDDFYRTIINLDFHGVPTEKLQLAKTRILQLLSEHKVNLKRIKDVLENYKWDYLLKFENNSAETLSRVCITDFLYASNVHNEALKQSLGDLNGFDELSRWDQAQWQKLFEHWLLENKPVIVLGKPSAALYERMDESKKQLLEKRKSSLGPNGIIKLRKQLEQATEANNKPIPDNLLKEFLITEPAKSVDFLHTKGISVLNSDTNNDLNDELTTAILKAAPKNLPLFMHLEHFPSQFVEVHLLLNARNIKNAELLPYYYLFDELFSMPMRLESGEILPFEKVVCCLKNETIDASITSGLQVSFADFINIHIRAKASEYENSIKWIKHSLFDMLFDRSRLEVLLDNFVTSIPEWKREGHLMLNSLINTNLFEGGKTLKKATDILYAEGILKGIAEDIKNGKFETKILPQLNEFKEDLVTNIKNCHILILGDMEGIGPSNIYKPWLRYFPPIGDDVTTISEIPPVPVLKESLSEFGSNLGSKAFIITTPASESSYMKVLTNLSITYDHPDYPAVVLASQYLECVEGPFWKGIRGLGLAYGCNIVRNMDQKNIGYSIYRGADIIKCYEAGFNIVQDYSSGKANFEALLIEGAISSFINEIASSENSYVSTGLHKYVNTIWKNNSLNYNEKILSKLKSVKIDDLVRVMNKYLLPMFTVENGSVFISCHPSKLEDIQGYFKNKGYEVLVEELCEDSDSDEDSDSEED, from the coding sequence ATGGTATTCAATAAAGcattatcttttaaatttgattaTGCACCAGAATATACTTTAAACAAGTATATATCCTCAAGAACAAAATTACAATTGATACATGTCAACTCAAAAGCTTCTCCTTTGGTGCATGGATACTTTGCTGTTGGAACAGAGATAACAAATGATTCGGGTTGTCCTCATACTTTAGAACATTTAATCTTTCTTGGTTCCAAAAAGTACCCGTTCAAGGGTTTATTGGACACTGCTGGGAATTTATGCATGTCTAATACTAATGCTTGGACTGCTACCGATCAGACAGTTTATACTCTAAGTACTGCTGGCTGGAAAGGGTTTAAAAAGCTGTTACCAGTTTATTTGGATCATTTGATTAACCCAACGTTAACTGATGAAGCTTGTTACACTGAAGTTCATCATATAGAGCCCGATACTTTGCAAGATAAGGGTGTGGTTTATAGCGAAATGGAAGCAATTGAGTCTCAAAGCTGGTTTGTCActaatttggaaaaacaaAGGCTAATGTTTGACGTTAATAGTGGGTATAGGTCTGAGACTGGTGGGTTGACCGATAATTTACGCAGCTTGTCAAATGCTGCTATTAGAAACTTTCACAAGGAGATGTATTCCTCAGATAACATGTGCTTGATAATTATTGGTAATGTTCCTGAACAGGAATTGGTTGATATCGTTACGCACTTTGATAACGAGTTACCCGAGATTGAAAGTCAAAGGAGACGGCCATTTGTTGACACTGCAACAGCTGCAACTTTAATTCCGCGATTTAATGAAACCACCATCAAGGAGGCTACTGTAGAATTTCCTGAATTGGACGAATCTCTAGGTGAGATTTCCTTCTCGTGGATAActgaaaaatatgaaaatgtCGTACAGAATTTGGCTATTAATGTTTTGATGGAATACTTAACGGAAGAATCATTATCTGTTTTCTACAGagaaattattgaaattgaGGATCCATTATCTACTGAGGTTGAATATTGGACTGATGATTTTTATCGcacaattattaatttagaTTTCCATGGAGTTCCAACTGAAAAGTTACAATTAGCTAAAACTCGCATTTTACAACTTTTGTCCGAGCATAAAGTTAATCTCAAGCGGATAAAGGAtgttttagaaaattacaaatgggattatttattgaaatttgaaaacaattCTGCCGAGACTTTGTCCAGAGTTTGTATTACCGATTTCCTTTATGCTTCTAATGTCCATAATGAGGCATTAAAACAGTCTTTGGGAGACTTGAACGGATTTGATGAATTATCCAGATGGGATCAAGCTCAATGgcaaaaattatttgaacATTGGCTACTCGAAAATAAACCAGTTATTGTATTAGGCAAGCCAAGCGCTGCTTTATATGAACGTATGGACGAATCCAAGAAAcaattattggaaaaaaggaaaagctCTTTGGGCCCCAATGGGATTATTAAATTACGGAAGCAGTTAGAACAAGCGACTGAAGCTAACAATAAACCAATTCcagataatttattaaaagagtTTTTGATTACTGAACCGGCCAAAAGTGTGGATTTTTTGCATACTAAAGGTATCTCTGTGTTGAATTCTGACACAAACAATGATTTAAATGATGAATTAACCACTGCGATTTTAAAGGCAGCTCCGAAAAACCTACCCCTTTTTATGCATTTGGAGCACTTTCCTTCTCAATTTGTTGAAGTTCATTTGTTGTTAAACGCACGAAACATTAAGAATGCGGAATTACTACCATACTACTACTTGTTTGATGAATTATTTAGCATGCCGATGAGATTGGAAAGTGGAGAGATACTGCCATTTGAAAAAGTTGTTTGctgtttaaaaaatgaaacaaTTGACGCTTCAATAACTTCTGGTTTACAAGTATCTTTTGCAGActttataaatattcaCATTCGTGCTAAAGCTAGTGAGTATGAAAACTCTATAAAATGGATTAAACATTCTTTATTTGACATGTTATTTGATCGATCACGTTTGGAAGTTTTATTGGACAACTTTGTAACATCCATTCCCGAATGGAAAAGAGAAGGCCATTTAATGCTAAATTCCTTGATCAATACCAATTTATTTGAGGGGGGAAAAACTTTGAAGAAAGCTACCGATATTTTGTACGCAGAGGGAATATTGAAGGGTATTGCGGAGGATATTAAGAATGGGAAATTCGAAACCAAAATATTGCCACAATTAAATGAGTTTAAAGAGGACTTAGTGACAAATATAAAGAATTGtcatattttaattttgggTGACATGGAAGGGATAGGACCCTCGAATATTTATAAACCTTGGCTTAGATATTTTCCACCTATTGGGGATGATGTCACAACCATCAGTGAAATACCTCCAGTGCCTGTTCTCAAAGAGTCTTTATCTGAATTTGGTAGTAACTTAGGTTCCAAGGCCTTCATTATTACCACGCCGGCCTCTGAATCGTCATACATGAAAGTTTTAACTAATTTGAGCATTACTTATGACCATCCAGATTATCCAGCGGTTGTCTTGGCGTCTCAATACTTGGAATGTGTAGAAGGTCCATTTTGGAAAGGTATTCGTGGGTTGGGATTGGCTTATGGCTGTAATATTGTTCGTAATATGGACCAAAAAAACATTGGTTATTCGATATACCGAGGTGCGGATATAATTAAATGTTATGAAGCTGGGTTTAACATTGTGCAAGATTATTCCAGTGGAAAAGCCAATTTTGAAGCACTCTTGATTGAAGGTGCTATAagttcttttattaatgagATTGCTTCATCTGAAAATTCTTACGTTTCTACTGGATTGCATAAATACGTTAATACTATTTGGAAGAATAATAGTTTGAattataatgaaaaaattttaagcAAGTTGAAAAGTGTTAAAATCGATGATTTAGTGCGTGTgatgaataaatatttgttacCAATGTTTACTGTGGAGAATGGTTctgtttttattagttgTCATCCAAGCAAACTGGAAGATATTCAaggatattttaaaaacaaggGATATGAGGTTCTTGTTGAGGAGTTATGTGAAGACTCAGACTCAGATGAAGACTCAGACTCAGAAGAAGATTga
- the SLD5 gene encoding DNA replication protein SLD5 (similar to Saccharomyces cerevisiae YDR489W | SLD5 | Synthetic Lethality with Dpb11-1) produces the protein MDIDDILADLDDTTNIPTSSSFNTSVFSINNNNNDSSITEENSILTEDDTLIGHHNNNTHKTDNNTTITFHPEKDYQELITTWRNERMAPEILHYPDNLIKRILYYVEQQIEYIEYLSLGFDNDSTSTDNNANRNVNTMYKDKKLSLLCMEAELERVKFVIRSYIRCRLSKIDRFAIYLHQLINLDDIGNDELSKSGLVSRTEYMYLVKHSELLLNHLHNTVLKHMHENLQAIDDNNGSIDMVTKPQLDNFVFIFVRGRNQNTNDNNNKKDKKETYVVHIDDEEIDLVTGGIYIIRYNVIKKYLEEGLVVLL, from the coding sequence ATGGACATCGATGATATTTTAGCGGATTTAGATGATACTACAAATATTCCAACTTCTTCGTCATTTAATACGTCAGTATTCAGcataaataacaataataatgatagttCAATTACAGAAGAGAATTCAATATTAACAGAAGATGATACATTAATAGGACAccataataacaacactCATAAAACTGATAACAATACTACAATCACGTTTCATCCTGAAAAAGATTACCAAGAATTAATAACCACATGGAGAAATGAACGTATGGCACCGGAAATACTACACTATCCAGATAATCTAATTAAAAGAATCTTATACTATGTTGAACAGCAAATCGAATACATTGAATATTTATCTTTAGGATTTGACAACGATAGCACAAGCACAGATAATAATGCTAACAGAAATGTAAATACGATgtataaagataaaaaattatcactTTTGTGTATGGAAGCTGAACTAGAACGAGTAAAATTTGTCATTAGAAGCTATATTCGTTGTAGATTAAGTAAAATTGATAGGTTTGCAATATATCTACATCAGTTGATAAATCTAGATGATATCGGTAACGATGAATTAAGCAAAAGCGGATTGGTTAGTAGAACGGAATATATGTACTTAGTTAAGCATTCTGAATTGCTTTTAAATCATTTGCACAATACGGTTTTAAAGCATATGCATGAAAATCTGCAAGCTATTGATGATAACAATGGTAGTATAGATATGGTTACTAAGCCACAATTGGATAActttgttttcatttttgtaaGAGGAAGAAATCAAAAtactaatgataataataataagaaggATAAGAAGGAGACCTATGTAGTGCATATAGATGATGAAGAGATTGATTTGGTTACTGGTggtatttatattataaggTATAATGTTATTAAGAAATATTTGGAAGAGGGTTTGGTAGTACTTTTATGA
- the PAC11 gene encoding dynein intermediate chain (similar to Saccharomyces cerevisiae YDR488C | PAC11 | Perish in the Absence of CIN8), producing the protein MTNTNNITRIEEIELKRKKLKELRDKTRTLLYESENIVTLPDNHFNQNDKDNKNTNDKSIILENSKIELISAGVQTEKGDINTNIVEPINKEPDILLYNKSIQTDSIEIDVKNKQKYDFESRDIEKTIIKKIDTTKDTKLGLTDQDKQTENSNNIHNDKADANNNNNNNIIRLTYSYNDSSLLLNNNNYTEAYGDDRDDPITFSYQYFKGKTAISNTQINKKFGKNILSYEMMDLPLLIDNEEFNLYSQKELAPRGHNEGKCVIRCTWLTSFYDFALAIFSVTSENINGNMNYLKEKDIIVSFTFIFRVSENKIIDMLQFPNERILRGEFLSTIDSYSPSILSILLTTYTGSVILYELRNSTEDDSNLSIERNLVWKNYHNAPINCIYYNDQLDLLLTSSSNGKICKLNRLNLKLHNIFVVQNSMNDSIITDQDSANKDKALSDWIDIIERYNEINITCFQCLNQNVLIFGDECGGIYRIPLYQANTDTVAINKDNILIPNAHDGYISDLAINTFDDGNTNTFILLSSSIDGCIKTWEVSNTESGSAKLLYKIELLHPVIQSTWINKDIFVVMTNKDLSFYHLKDSLAYPLTVINGDSFTCFNVINFKEDEQKVEDNHLIVTCLIGSKNCSDKYCTLQKYKLILKY; encoded by the coding sequence ATGactaataccaataacatCACAAGGATAGAAGAGATAGAactgaaaaggaaaaaattaaaagaactTCGTGATAAAACAAGAACTTTACTGTATGAATCTGAAAATATAGTAACTCTTCCTGATAACCACTTCAATCAAAATGATAAGGACAATAAGAATACCAATGATAAAAGTAtaatattagaaaattcaaaaatagaattaaTAAGTGCTGGTGTTCAAACAGAAAAAGGAGATATTAACACTAATATCGTTGAGCCAATAAACAAGGAACCTGATATATTGTTATATAACAAGTCAATCCAAACAGATTCTATTGAAATtgatgttaaaaataaacaaaagtaTGATTTCGAGTCAAGAGATATcgaaaaaacaattatcaAGAAGATCGATACTACCAAAGACACAAAATTGGGATTAACAGATCAGGACAAGCAAACggaaaatagtaataacatCCATAATGATAAGGCGGATgcaaacaacaacaacaacaacaacattaTAAGGCTCACTTATAGTTACAATGACTCCTCATTATTacttaataacaataattataCTGAAGCGTATGGTGATGATAGAGACGATccaataactttttcttatcAATATTTCAAGGGGAAAACTGCAATCTCAAACACGCAGATAAACAAGAAGTTTGGCAAAAATATACTGTCATATGAGATGATGGACTTACCCCTCTTAATTGATAATGAAGAGTTTAACTTGTATAGTCAAAAGGAACTTGCTCCGAGGGGTCACAATGAAGGGAAGTGCGTAATAAGATGTACATGGCTAACCTCATTTTATGATTTTGCGTTGGCTATATTTTCAGTAACAAGTGAGAACATTAATGGGAACATGAATTATCTCAAGGAGaaagatattattgtttcatttacatttatttttagagtATCTGAAAATAAGATAATTGACATGTTGCAATTTCCCAACGAGAGAATATTACGAGGCGAATTTTTGAGCACAATAGATAGTTATTCTCCCTCAATactttcaattttattaactaCGTATACCGGATCCGTAATATTATATGAACTAAGAAATAGCACTGAGGATGATAGTAATCTTAGCATCGAGAGGAATCTAGTGTGGAAAAACTACCACAATGCTCCCATAAAttgtatatattataacGATCAGTTAGATTTATTGTTAACCAGTTCTTCCAATGGTAAGATTTGCAAATTAAATagattaaatttaaaattgcacaatatatttgttgtaCAAAATAGCATGAACGACAGTATTATAACCGATCAAGATAGTGCTAATAAAGACAAAGCTTTAAGCGACTGGATCGATATTATAGAAAGatataatgaaattaatataACTTGTTTTCAATGtttaaatcaaaatgtGCTTATATTTGGAGATGAATGTGGTGGTATTTACAGGATTCCGCTATACCAAGCAAATACAGACACAGTTGCGATCAACaaagataatattttaataccCAATGCACATGATGGATATATTAGTGATCTGGCAATAAATACGTTTGACGATGGTAATACGAACAcgtttatattattatcctcCTCTATTGATGGGTGTATAAAAACATGGGAAGTAAGCAACACTGAGAGTGGCAGTGCCAAATTGCTTTACAAAATAGAATTGTTACATCCTGTTATCCAAAGTACATGgattaataaagatatttttgtaGTTATGACTAATAAAGATCTAAGTTTCTATCATTTAAAGGATAGTTTGGCGTATCCACTAACGGTTATTAATGGAGACAGTTTCACCTGTTTTAACGTGATAAACTTTAAAGAAGATGAACAGAAAGTTGAAGATAATCATTTAATTGTTACTTGTTTGATTGGAAGTAAAAATTGCAGCGATAAATATTGCAcattacaaaaatataagcTAATACTAAAATATTGA
- the PKH1 gene encoding serine/threonine protein kinase PKH1 (similar to Saccharomyces cerevisiae YOL100W | PKH2 | Pkb-activating Kinase Homolog (paralog of YDR490C | PKH1)): MNMNDQNSCDSSISSLDKYQNNLTTINPKNSIITDNGNPIKTNTDLTAFSSSFSSSSSSSSSSSSSSSPSSTSSGTHNSSTEAPSIDNSIRQTSMRNKSVSSHGITVSDEFRKKQEEWALRGAARIVKEVKNPVTGEITKHVITRGINDFKFCQELGDGSYSTVVLATSIHDPFKKYAVKILNKAYLVRQKKVKYVNIEKQALQRLNNSKCVIKLFYTFQDEQSLYFLLEYAPSGDLLALMKKHGSLSEDCTRYYSAQIIDGIDYLHKHGIIHRDIKPENILLTEDMKVKFTDFGTAKILDKTNVNGNNEYDLLTRSNSFVGTAEYVSPELLNDNYVDYRCDIWAFGCILYQMIAGKPPFKASNEYLTFQKVMKVQFAFTAGFPLIVRDLVNKILVKDPNKRLGVKDIKSHFFYESIPFNILWDLPPPPIGPYKITAKSMVQIPELNASCNNGSKISLTSKKKLTKKTQSTAEAASASAPISSLPRLVYSRSSPILDNGNVGTFSPNLNKSHSSSIFFTTTRVDKHYDNNINNSSKNVGNNIGVSKPTTMKKITHTSDTKTKEILETAKRNIALRQQHHPEQQRSRSNGSSGKSTSTTIQPNSSTVANNAITNTSTSITTATHNNPSTATINPISTATPSHTYVKKNAAHAAAAALSKVSFTSNNDNSNHNNDDAPKKTPKRRSTCIPALSSLNSSSEKLAHTSRINENPASMSKYDIYWSYYLRSLDERVLKNGELFMVTCDSNIFDKQVSKWNVELRDIAPARKPITRLSQAARGGGTGFRNISEKDMYLTFQIPTTDSKLDSRYDFHALVLKNEPTSTFRKFFSGNSSNANASATTDGSGKFPRNLLFEERSYERKMLVITSQGKCLIFVKKTKILSATKLYYQLQHEINLNQKYVRLQEICGLEDRMDYQFVIHTPFKSFIFKCDRKDASSWIDSFKISQNYEISNNSSSSLTHKVSPAADQAAKLVASNNAASQKSAKSRRTSIRSNGNNNDIGPLKRSASTSSVPTQSKGNVIHGATGPTIPTNTNNILKSNSNSSSNGGERMFDTFVSLREKQNAGLKVKSVPESNKLINGLPALFGGNNRNMRE; the protein is encoded by the coding sequence ATGAATATGAATGATCAAAATAGTTGCGACAGTAGCATTAGTAGTTTGGATAAGTATCAGAATAATTTAACTACTATCAACCCtaaaaatagtattattactgaTAATGGAAACCCAATCAAGACAAATACTGACCTAACGGctttttcttcctctttttcttcctcttcttcctcttcctcctcctcctcctcttcttcctccCCCTCCTCTACATCATCCGGAACCCATAATAGTAGCACAGAAGCACCATCTATAGATAACAGCATTAGACAAACATCCATGCGCAACAAATCAGTATCTTCTCACGGCATAACAGTGAGTGACGAATTCAGAAAGAAACAAGAAGAATGGGCTCTAAGAGGGGCGGCCCGAATAGTTAAAGAGGTTAAAAACCCCGTTACTGGAGAGATAACGAAACATGTTATCACGAGAGGAATcaatgattttaaattttgcCAGGAGTTGGGTGACGGATCATATTCCACTGTGGTTTTAGCAACCAGTATCCACGAtccttttaaaaaatacgcagtaaaaatattaaataaagcCTATTTGGTGCGTCAGAAAAAAGTCAAGTATgttaatattgaaaaacaagCATTACAAAGACTAAATAACTCAAAGTGTGTTATTAAGTTGTTTTACACTTTTCAAGATGAACAGagtctatattttttattggaaTATGCTCCATCCGGTGACTTGTTAGCCTTAATGAAAAAACATGGATCTCTAAGCGAAGATTGTACTAGATATTATAGTGCTCAAATTATAGATGGAATTGATTACCTACACAAGCATGGAATAATTCATAGAGATATCAAAccagaaaatattttattaacgGAAGACATGAAAGTCAAATTCACAGATTTTGGAACCGCAAAAATATTGGATAAAACAAATGTTAATGGAAATAACGAGTATGATCTATTAACTAGATCGAATTCTTTTGTTGGAACAGCAGAATATGTCTCCCCAGAATTGTTGAATGATAATTATGTGGATTACAGATGTGACATCTGGGCTTTTGGATGCATATTATACCAAATGATAGCTGGTAAACCACCATTTAAAGCATCCAACGAATATTTGACATTTCAAAAGGTGATGAAAGTTCAATTTGCATTTACCGCAGGATTCCCCCTAATAGTACGTGATTtagttaataaaattttggtAAAGGATCcaaataaaagattagGCGTTAAGGATATTAAatcccattttttttatgagtCTATTCcctttaatatattatggGATTTGCCACCCCCGCCAATTGGTCCCTATAAAATAACTGCAAAATCAATGGTCCAGATACCAGAGCTAAATGCTTCCTGCAACAATGGTAGCAAAATTTCTTTAActtcaaagaaaaaacttaCAAAAAAGACTCAATCAACGGCAGAGGCAGCATCAGCATCAGCACCTATATCGTCTTTGCCTCGTTTAGTTTATAGCAGGTCTTCTCCAATACTTGATAACGGAAACGTAGGAACTTTTTCCCCTAATTTAAACAAATCACATAGTAGTAGCATATTTTTTACAACTACCAGAGTTGATAAACattatgataataacattaataatagcTCAAAAAATGTTGGAAACAACATTGGTGTTAGTAAACCAACTAccatgaaaaaaataacacatACCTCCGACACAAAAACCAAAGAAATTTTAGAAACTgccaaaagaaatatagCTCTAAGACAACAACATCATCCAGAACAACAGCGAAGCCGTAGTAATGGTAGTTCAGGAAAATCAACGTCTACAACAATTCAACCTAACTCCAGCACTGTAGCCAACAATGCAATAACCAATACTTCTACATCAATTACCACGGCTACTCATAATAACCCATCTACTGCTACGATCAACCCCATTTCCACTGCCACCCCTTCTCACACAtatgtcaaaaaaaatgcagcACATGCGGCAGCAGCAGCTTTATCAAAAGTATCTTTTACTAGCAACAATGACAACAGCAACCATAACAATGATGATGCTCCCAAAAAGACTCCCAAAAGACGTTCGACTTGTATCCCAGCGCTGTCTTCCCTCAACAGTTCCTCTGAAAAGTTGGCCCATACTAGCAGAATAAATGAAAACCCAGCATCTATGAGCAAATATGACATTTACTGGTCCTACTATTTAAGAAGCTTGGATGAAAGGGTATTGAAAAATGGCGAATTGTTTATGGTTACCTGTGattccaatatttttgataaacaGGTGTCTAAATGGAATGTAGAACTGAGAGATATTGCTCCAGCAAGGAAACCAATTACAAGACTATCACAAGCAGCTAGGGGAGGCGGTACGGGTTTTAGAAACATTTCTGAAAAAGATATGTACTTAACTTTTCAAATACCAACTACCGATTCAAAACTGGATAGCCGATATGATTTCCATGCACTGGTTTTGAAAAACGAGCCAACCTCAACATTTAGAAAGTTTTTTAGTGGCAACAGTAGTAATGCTAACGCCAGTGCTACTACTGATGGCTCTGGAAAATTTCCAAGAAATTTGCTCTTTGAGGAGAGAAGTTATGAAAGGAAAATGCTGGTCATCACGTCTCAAGGCAAATGTCTAATATTTGtcaaaaaaaccaaaatttTATCTGCAACTAAATTGTATTACCAATTACAGCATGAAATTAACTTAAACCAGAAGTATGTTAGATTACAAGAAATATGTGGGTTAGAAGATCGAATGGATTACCAGTTTGTAATCCATACACcatttaaatcttttatttttaagtgTGATAGAAAGGATGCTTCGTCATGGATTGATTCGTTTAAAATTTCCCAAAATTATGAAATCAGTAATAACTCATCCTCTTCATTAACTCATAAAGTTTCACCGGCTGCAGATCAGGCTGCAAAATTGGTTGCATCTAATAATGCTGCCTCACAAAAAAGTGCCAAGTCTAGAAGAACCTCCATTAGAAGTaatggcaataataatgacatAGGCCCTCTGAAAAGATCAGCGAGTACAAGTTCGGTACCAACACAATCAAAGGGGAATGTTATTCATGGAGCTACTGGTCCTACAATCCCAACTAAcaccaacaatattttgaaaagcaACAGTAACAGCAGTAGTAATGGTGGTGAAAGGATGTTTGATACGTTTGTTAGTCTGAGAGAGAAACAAAATGCTGGATTAAAAGTTAAATCAGTTCCTGAGTCTAACAAATTAATCAATGGATTACCTGCATTGTttggtggtaataatagaaaCATGAGGGAATAA